One Brassica napus cultivar Da-Ae chromosome C2, Da-Ae, whole genome shotgun sequence DNA window includes the following coding sequences:
- the LOC111202316 gene encoding sodium transporter HKT1-like isoform X2 — protein sequence MERVGTRILAKIRPQVFAKHLSPLCLYFIYFLTFSILGFLALKISKPRITSRPHDLDLFFTSVSALAISSMSTIDMEVFSNTQLIFLTILMFLGGEVFTSFLNLYFSHFTKFVYPHNKVRHLTDSFDLDRRMEEPRIDIENVIDHQEGSIQMIERASKCLYSVVLGYHVITHLVGSLLVLVNSGLLWLLIPQGLMGNTLFPCFLVLIIWGLYKITKRNEFGYILKNHKKMGYYHLLSVRVCILLGLTVLGIFLLQFLLFCTFEWSSESLEGMSWYEKLVGSLFQVVNSRHTGETIVDISTLSPATLIFFITMMFLPPYTLFIPLTKENNNKDEEEDSGNGNKRKRSGFFVSQLSFLVICIFLVSIVEEEQLRRDPLNFNVFNITLEVISAYGNVGFTTGYSCKRRLDASDGVCKDASYGFVGRWSPTGKIILILVMLYGRFKHFTSKSGRAWILYPSSF from the exons atggagaGAGTTGGGACAAGAATATTAGCTAAAATCCGTCCACAGGTGTTTGCTAAGCATCTGTCCCCCCTCTGCCTCTACTTCATCTATTTCCTGACCTTCTCCATTTTAGGGTTTTTGGCACTCAAGATCTCGAAGCCAAGAATCACTTCACGTCCTCATGACTTGGACCTCTTCTTCACTTCTGTTTCCGCCCTCGCCATCTCTTCCATGTCCACCATCGACATGGAAGTCTTCTCCAACACCCAACTTATCTTTCTCACTATACTCATGTTCCTCGGTGGAGAGGTCTTTACTTCCTTCCTTAATCTCTACTTTTCTCATTTCACAAAATTCGTCTACCCTCATAACAAGGTTAGACACCTTACGGACTCTTTCGACTTGGACCGTCGTATGGAGGAACCCCGTATTGACATCGAGAACGTTATTGATCATCAAGAAGGTTCTATCCAGATGATTGAGAGGGCATCTAAGTGCTTGTACTCAGTGGTTCTTGGTTACCATGTCATTACACACCTAGTCGGCTCCCTGTTGGTTCTTGT GAACTCGGGTCTTCTTTGGCTCCTTATCCCTCAAGGTCTGATGGGAAACACTTTGTTCCCTTGCTTCTTGGTGCTGATCATATGGGGTCTTTATAAGATTACAAAGCGCAACGAGTTTGGTTATATTCTTAAGAACCACAAGAAGATGGGATACTATCATTTACTTTCCGTTCGTGTTTGTATTCTTCTTGGATTGACGGTGTTAGGGATTTTTTTGTTGCAATTTCTTCTCTTTTGCACTTTTGAGTGGAGTTCAGAGTCTCTTGAAGGAATGAGTTGGTACGAGAAGTTGGTTGGATCGTTGTTTCAAGTGGTGAACTCGAGACATACCGGAGAAACTATTGTAGACATCTCTACACTTTCCCCAGCTACCTTGATATTCTTCATTACAATGAT GTTCCTTCCTCCGTACACATTGTTTATACCGTTGaccaaagaaaataataacaaagatgaagaggaagattCTGGAAATGGAAACAAACGGAAAAGAAGTGGGTTCTTCGTGTCACAACTTTCCTTTTTAGTAATATGCATCTTTCTTGTTTCCATCGTCGAAGAAGAACAACTACGACGAGATCCACTCAACTTTAACGTTTTTAACATCACTCTCGAAGTTATCAG TGCatatggaaacgtggggttcaCGACCGGGTACAGCTGCAAACGGCGGCTGGACGCTAGCGATGGTGTCTGCAAAGACGCGAGTTACGGTTTTGTGGGACGGTGGAGTCCCACTGGGaaaattatacttatattaGTAATGTTGTATGGTAGGTTTAAACACTTTACGTCCAAATCTGGCCGGGCATGGATTCTATATCCCTCTTCTttctaa
- the LOC111202316 gene encoding sodium transporter HKT1-like isoform X1, translated as MERVGTRILAKIRPQVFAKHLSPLCLYFIYFLTFSILGFLALKISKPRITSRPHDLDLFFTSVSALAISSMSTIDMEVFSNTQLIFLTILMFLGGEVFTSFLNLYFSHFTKFVYPHNKVRHLTDSFDLDRRMEEPRIDIENVIDHQEGSIQMIERASKCLYSVVLGYHVITHLVGSLLVLVYVNFIKTARDVLSSKDISPLTFSVFLTVSTFANGGFVPTNENMIIFRRNSGLLWLLIPQGLMGNTLFPCFLVLIIWGLYKITKRNEFGYILKNHKKMGYYHLLSVRVCILLGLTVLGIFLLQFLLFCTFEWSSESLEGMSWYEKLVGSLFQVVNSRHTGETIVDISTLSPATLIFFITMMFLPPYTLFIPLTKENNNKDEEEDSGNGNKRKRSGFFVSQLSFLVICIFLVSIVEEEQLRRDPLNFNVFNITLEVISAYGNVGFTTGYSCKRRLDASDGVCKDASYGFVGRWSPTGKIILILVMLYGRFKHFTSKSGRAWILYPSSF; from the exons atggagaGAGTTGGGACAAGAATATTAGCTAAAATCCGTCCACAGGTGTTTGCTAAGCATCTGTCCCCCCTCTGCCTCTACTTCATCTATTTCCTGACCTTCTCCATTTTAGGGTTTTTGGCACTCAAGATCTCGAAGCCAAGAATCACTTCACGTCCTCATGACTTGGACCTCTTCTTCACTTCTGTTTCCGCCCTCGCCATCTCTTCCATGTCCACCATCGACATGGAAGTCTTCTCCAACACCCAACTTATCTTTCTCACTATACTCATGTTCCTCGGTGGAGAGGTCTTTACTTCCTTCCTTAATCTCTACTTTTCTCATTTCACAAAATTCGTCTACCCTCATAACAAGGTTAGACACCTTACGGACTCTTTCGACTTGGACCGTCGTATGGAGGAACCCCGTATTGACATCGAGAACGTTATTGATCATCAAGAAGGTTCTATCCAGATGATTGAGAGGGCATCTAAGTGCTTGTACTCAGTGGTTCTTGGTTACCATGTCATTACACACCTAGTCGGCTCCCTGTTGGTTCTTGTGTACGTAAACTTTATTAAAACAGCGAGAGATGTTCTTAGTTCCAAGGACATCTCACCTCTCACTTTCTCGGTGTTTTTGACTGTCTCCACATTCGCAAACGGTGGATTTGTCCCAACTAATGAGAACATGATCATCTTCCGCAGGAACTCGGGTCTTCTTTGGCTCCTTATCCCTCAAGGTCTGATGGGAAACACTTTGTTCCCTTGCTTCTTGGTGCTGATCATATGGGGTCTTTATAAGATTACAAAGCGCAACGAGTTTGGTTATATTCTTAAGAACCACAAGAAGATGGGATACTATCATTTACTTTCCGTTCGTGTTTGTATTCTTCTTGGATTGACGGTGTTAGGGATTTTTTTGTTGCAATTTCTTCTCTTTTGCACTTTTGAGTGGAGTTCAGAGTCTCTTGAAGGAATGAGTTGGTACGAGAAGTTGGTTGGATCGTTGTTTCAAGTGGTGAACTCGAGACATACCGGAGAAACTATTGTAGACATCTCTACACTTTCCCCAGCTACCTTGATATTCTTCATTACAATGAT GTTCCTTCCTCCGTACACATTGTTTATACCGTTGaccaaagaaaataataacaaagatgaagaggaagattCTGGAAATGGAAACAAACGGAAAAGAAGTGGGTTCTTCGTGTCACAACTTTCCTTTTTAGTAATATGCATCTTTCTTGTTTCCATCGTCGAAGAAGAACAACTACGACGAGATCCACTCAACTTTAACGTTTTTAACATCACTCTCGAAGTTATCAG TGCatatggaaacgtggggttcaCGACCGGGTACAGCTGCAAACGGCGGCTGGACGCTAGCGATGGTGTCTGCAAAGACGCGAGTTACGGTTTTGTGGGACGGTGGAGTCCCACTGGGaaaattatacttatattaGTAATGTTGTATGGTAGGTTTAAACACTTTACGTCCAAATCTGGCCGGGCATGGATTCTATATCCCTCTTCTttctaa